ctgaagccttggtagggccaggtatgagtaaccttgagccttggttggccaagtatgtatgaaacaccgatcctgcatggtcgggtatgctatgtaaatgattatgtatatgataaggatacgtaaatggatacggatacggatatagatgtatgtacgtaaatacgcattagaatggaaagatcctatgtaaggcaagtaagtgcttatgacgatgatgtcaccatctcccatcttgtgctatttcttatgttacattattatgcttctatattgatattgatcatgctttacatactcagtacattcttcgtactgacgtccttttgtttgtggacgttgcgtcatgcccgcaggtgcacagggagacagacttgatccgtagctaCATTCACAGAGACTACATAGccgagctccatttcattcggagtcatagcttttgggtacttattcttttgtgtacatagttatgggcatagcggggtcctgtcccgctcatgtgatatgtcatactcttcttagaggctcataaacacgtgtatatggttagatatgtctggccttgtcggcctatattttgtatatcagtttgatagccttgtcggctcatgtacattggtgtggcatagatgccaatgataatgtaaaggcattgttgtccaatgggactagtatgatgaatgaatagaattatgtgtttaattatgtggctcacctagatgtaagcataagagtaagccaagggagtgctcgggtgggctagcaccgggcgctcgtcgcgatCCCCTcgacgggtcgtgacaaccatGAAGATGATTTTAAAGGCTGAATGGAAGGTCCCTTGGAGCATTTCAATGCTGGTGGATGATATCAAGAGAATGATGGATGATCAAACAGTATCGAtggagcatatacatagagaaggCAATGACCTTgtagattttttaactaacttggtttttgattttgcaggtccAGTTCAGTTTCATACTTTTCTGGAATTGCCAAGTCAAGCTCAGAGGATTCTGAATATGGAGAAGAGAGGAATTCCAAACTTGAGAATAAGAACCATTCAAGACAAAGCACCAGACTGACATCAGAATTGCCACTATTACTGAGTACAGTTTTCCAACTGATGGTGAGTATTTGCAGCATCtgtattagggtggtatcagTGTGCTAGGCATGCTTATTCCTTAGTAAAAATGGTGTGATGCTCATGATCTAGATAGCAGACTGTAATAACCAAGGATCAAGTATCATAGAGACCTGGTTTCATGCAAAGGATTAAGCTAGGGACAAGTTGAACATTGAAAGAATATTACAGCTTTTGAAGGATCACCAGGCTGATAAGCAAGATATGTACAAGAATCATATTCAAATGCTGCATGAAATAGTATGGACAGTTACAGTAGTTATATGCTACATATGTCCAGGCTAGGATTCATGCTCTTTGGACAATGGTACAATGTTTGAAAGTGGTTTTGCTTCCATACAGATGATGGTTTGTTCAGAAGATCATAACTATATTTAAGtggcctgaagaatgattcaactgatttgaaacatgccacctgtgagactttgaaggtgtgatagatgttttcaagtcaaggcccttggatTAATAGTTGTTACTAGTCTGTCTTAAACCAAAATCTGTATTTCCATTTTCCACTTGTTCATTTTTCTTtctgttgttgttcttgttatttgatcaatcacttttgaattgatatgtacatattttctttatcaataaattatcacctttctggtggctttgcaaaaaaaaaaaaggtacgtAATAATTATCCTGGTTTAAAGAGaacaaataaaaaacaaaaacaaaaataaaaaactcCAACAAGGCAACGGCAACGACTAAACTTGGAACGACTGGACTAGTTGGAGCCTATTTTTGGGTAGAGAAGGAAGGAAGTAAAATACCTAATCACACCAACTGGCTCTCCCAATTTTGTTTCATTCTTTCACACAAAGCATCACATCACCACCACCCCAAAGCACGCATTCACAATAATCATTCTCTCTCTGGCGCAAGAAAAAAAGACATGACAATTTGCATTATTATTCCCCCAATTGAAACCACTCTTCACATGCTTTTCCTGCTCAGGAAATGTATTGTTCATCATACTACTATTTCTTGTTGGCCCTCCAAACCCTTGTGATCTCTCTTTTTCAAGATTCCACTTTCCCATTTATATATATCTCTATCCATACACTTAACCTCATCTCATCTTCAATATACACAAAGCCAGCATCTTTTGTTTTCTTCAACATAGTGCCACTCCGGTAACAACTTACAACcccataatttttttatttttttttaaaaaattttctGCATTTTTCTTATCAAACTTACTCAAAGCTTATTCCTTTATGTAGTGATTAATGTAGCAAACAAGATTTTTCCTGCATGCTCtattttatcatttactttatagattttcattctttctttctttgtttttttttttttttttgggcatgtTAGAATTAAACGGGTCTAATAAATGGGTATTGAGGATttaaatatccaacccaactagTTCGGAATTGAGGCTTAGAGCCTGTTTGGGTTGGCTTATTTTAGTTtctttttaagccaaaatagtttttaagcacttttatagTGTTTGGGTAAGATAAAAAAGTGCTTAAAAAGCACTtgttttttaagccaaaataactAAAATAAGCCAATCTGACTTTATAAGCCATAAGTTATAAGCCTATCCAAACAGACTCTTagtggtagtagtagtagtagcagTAGCAGCTGTACTAGGTTTTGGTGTTGATTATTAGTTTCTTCCCTTTTGTGGTTTAGTCTCAAAGCAGTGAGCTTTTCTTGTCTGAAACAGATATATTTCTTTTCCGGTTTTGAGTGTGAAGGATATTTAGGTTAGATTTTAGAGTTTTATCTAATTTTTAAGTAGGTCTAAAACAATTAATTGAATTTAAGTTTATCCATATATTCTTTATTTGTTACTATGTTAAAATTAATGATCAAGCGAAACgtttggtagaaaatgattttgtcGTTAGCATCATATATGTTGGAATCTTAATACATACTAGCTTAACCCGAATAAAGGAGGGTGCGGTAGGCTGACGGCTAGTGTAAAAGTAGTCTAATTAAGGTAAATCCTCATAATTGATTGAAATGTTGCTAGTCAGACTTATTAGCCTTGCAATTTAGGCCGTTGTTTATAAGATTATAATTTGATTGTTACTATGTTAAAATTAATGATCAAGTGAAACTTTTGGCGCAAATTGATTTTGTCGTTAGCACAATATATGTTAAAATCTTAATACATACTAGCTTAAATTTTGAGGGCGCAAGCCTCATAAAGGAGGGTACGGTAGGCTAACTGCTAGTGTAAAAGTAGTCTAATTAAGGTAAATCGTCTAAATTCATGTAACCGACCCTAACTAGTAGGCGTTTGAGGCATAAATGATTGAAATGTTTTGAAATGTTGCTGGTCAGATTTACTGGTATTTAATAGCTTTGCAATTTAGGCCTTTGACAACGTTGTTGATAATTTTATGAACGtgataatttgattgttgtaggaaTGAAAAGAGCAGCGTACTACAGCTGTGTAGCCCAAATGCAGGATCATTGGCCTATCAAGAAGGCTCTGACATTATCTGATGTAGATATCACTCATCCATTCCTCACTTTGTCTAGGCAACAAGTGGAGAATCACATTGTGTTGCATATGACAACAGAAGAACAGGAGCATTTGAGAGCCCAAGGCCAAGTAGATTTTAATGCCCGAGATGATGATACAggtgagatgtatgtgatgaagTTGAAATGGCGGGGAAGCTATTACAATCTTATCGGTAAGTGGGGCAGAGTTGTACGAGGGAAAGGACTTGATGTTGGGCAAGAGATTAAAATACGTTGGGAAAATGGGTGCTTACACTTCTCAGTCCCACAGCAGCAGATTGTTGCAGTCCCACCAATTCGGATGGTTGCCGCACCAGTAGTGCAGGACCACTGGCCCATTAAGAAGATCTTGACCCTCTCTGATGTCGACACTAATCATCCATTTCTCCCTCTGCCCCGTCGATTAGTTGAGGATCATATCCTTCTGCATTGGACACCTCAGCAACAAGAACAGCTGAGGAAGGAGGAGCATGTGAATGTAAATGCCCGGGATTATGATACCGGCGAAGCTTATATAATGAAATTTAAGTGGAGGGGGAATTACTGTAACCTTATTGGGAAATGGGGAACAATAATTCGGCAGAAGGGACTTGGTGTTGGGAAAGAGATCAGGTTGCGCTGGGCAAATCAATGCTTGTTCTTTTCAGTTCCCCAGGAGCGGTTTGTTGCCACAGCCTCGGGGATGGATAACTGGCCTATTAAGAAGGCACTTACATTGTCTGA
The sequence above is a segment of the Lycium barbarum isolate Lr01 chromosome 6, ASM1917538v2, whole genome shotgun sequence genome. Coding sequences within it:
- the LOC132644151 gene encoding uncharacterized protein LOC132644151, with amino-acid sequence MKRAAYYSCVAQMQDHWPIKKALTLSDVDITHPFLTLSRQQVENHIVLHMTTEEQEHLRAQGQVDFNARDDDTGEMYVMKLKWRGSYYNLIGKWGRVVRGKGLDVGQEIKIRWENGCLHFSVPQQQIVAVPPIRMVAAPVVQDHWPIKKILTLSDVDTNHPFLPLPRRLVEDHILLHWTPQQQEQLRKEEHVNVNARDYDTGEAYIMKFKWRGNYCNLIGKWGTIIRQKGLGVGKEIRLRWANQCLFFSVPQERFVATASGMDNWPIKKALTLSDVDTNHPFLTLPGKAVEDHILFYWSQQAREQLRNEHQMNINARDDDNGDAYLMKLRWRGSYYNLIGKWGKIIRGKKLQVGMEIRLHWDNRCLFFSVPQL